One genomic segment of Mytilus galloprovincialis chromosome 5, xbMytGall1.hap1.1, whole genome shotgun sequence includes these proteins:
- the LOC143076420 gene encoding complement component 1 Q subcomponent-binding protein, mitochondrial-like: protein MLSGTNSQKKAMASLIFRRSSLISCQVVKNCKSRQILGVAQTDANTRSISSLVAKTRELCHHRQRVQISSHLLQRKPTKHCSNCSCGVHSKAEVEQGDLEFSKFLDEEIRQEKERTVPLVNTVKDWDVQKDDAEVTLSKSIGNEQIRLHFNINNMVDVSPPESKGEYEEGNQNNNADMVMAKPLFTVEIVKSSGKTLSMDCSYPEYEVEYEQEDNDDAFCITSVSMSGPQGEGEDNSYSVVAETMDETMYEMLMDMLHDRGIDDKFIGDLADYSTGYEQSKYIELLVDLKSFLDEK from the exons ATGCTTTCCGGTACAAATTCACAGAAAAAAGCAATGGCATCTTTAATTTTCAGAAGGTCATCTTTGATTTCCTGTCAGGTTGTGAAAAATTGCAAATCACGTCAAATATTAGGCGTTGCACAAACAGATGCCAATACAAGATCAATCAGTTCATTAGTTGCGAAGACGAGAGAACTTTGTCATCATAGACAACGTGTTCAGATTTCATCACATTTATTGCAGAGAAAACCTACAAAACATTGTTCCAACTGTTCCTGTGGAGTTCATAGTAAAGCAGAAGTTGAACAAG gaGACCTTGAATTTTCAAAGTTTTTGGACGAGGAAATAAGACAAGAAAAGGAAAGAACAGTTCCTTTAGTAAATACAGTAAAAGATTGGGATGTACAGAAAGATGATGCTGAAGTAACATTGTCTAAATCTATAGGAAATGAACA AATACGACTCCACTTTAATATAAACAACATGGTGGATGTGTCACCACCAGAATCTAAAGGAGAATATGAAGAGGGAAATCAAAACAATAATGCAGACATG GTTATGGCCAAACCATTATTCACCGTTGAAATCGTGAAATCCAGTGGAAAAACATTGTCCATGGACTGTTCCTACCCAGAATATGAAGTTGAATATGAACAAGAAGATAATG ATGATGCTTTTTGTATAACAAGTGTGTCTATGTCTGGCCCACAAGGAGAAGGAGAAGACAACTCTTACAGTGTGGTAGCAGAAACTATGGATGAA ACAATGTATGAGATGTTGATGGACATGCTACACGACCGCGGAATCGACGACAAATTCATTGGCGATTTGGCCGATTACAGTACAGGATATGAACAATCAAAATACATTGAACTTCTTGTAGACCTTAAATCCTTTCTAGATGAAAAGTAA